The window TcagctaatgtcttggtgccagatatcacaggactccttcaggggtcttgtagagtccatgccttggtgaATCgtgtatattaattaattttaatttaattaattacatttatttatcacacattatacatttgcacatatacagtgaaattctttttttcacatatcccagctaagctggggtcagagtgcagggtcacaCTAAAGAGTTTTCctggcagggggcctgggtagctcagcgagtaaagacgctgactaccacccatggagtcgcaagttcaaatccagggtgtgctgagtgactccagccaggtctcctaagcaaccaaattggcccagttgctagggagggtagagtcacatggggtaacctcctcgtggtcgctataatgtggttgtgCTTGggtgccacggagaatagtgtgaagccgcCTCACATGCTATTTctctgtggtaacacgctcaacaagccacgtgataagatgcgctgattgacggaCTCAGATGCGGAGTCCATCCGTAGTGACTCAccggactgaggcaagtcactacagcaccacaaggacttagagcgcattgggaattgggcattccaaattggggagaaaaaaaaaaaagaattttcctggcaaaagtaaGATTTAAACAAATGCTTTAAATGAGATGTTTTTAAATCTGCTTAACTTTGCTAAGTATAAATTAGTTCAGTTAATGCTAATAAATTACCAAGCtgtattgtttaaaaacaaaaagttttaaaGGTTCATATTCCTTATTATGTTTTATGAAATACTTTACATTTATTCAGAATTCAAAATATGTACTatatttaaagattactcaatttaatctgatggaaattttgtcataattaaaatgcatacatCTTTAAAATAGACTGAAACACCCCCAGATCaacaccgatcctccaccaaatttcacagtgggtgtgagacactgtgacttgaaggcctctccaggtctccgtctaaccattagacgaccaggtggaggatcggtgatgatctgggggtgcttcagcaaggctggaataggGCAGGTTCGTCTTAGTGAAGGACGCATGAttcaagccacgtacaagtttATCCTGGAAGACAACTTCTACatgttctacatttacgtactatataattacaacaactatagtatttactaggtactaaccctaaacctaaccctaaccttaacacATATTAAGTAAATGTACAGTAGTAACCTAATATTACTCcatactttcttgggtaagtacactgtatactgaaagtacatgtactgtaaaatatagTGCAaccaaaaaatccttaaaattgtTGGCTGAATATTTGCTATATCCTGTGTGAATAGTGCCATTGGAATCCATTGTTCCTATTCAAAAGCTTGTTTGCAATTCACACCAAATATGTGGGATTTCGACTGCAACAACGATACCGGACAGtgaaatgtcccgtattgaaATGGCAAAGTTCTCAAGAGAGCACCCCACCCAGCAGTTAAATTGGGACGGAATGGTTCGGAACGTCATTCCGGAACCTCcgattcaaaaaatatatatatatatatattggctgtTTGTTCGACACTTATTCTATTTCCTGCAGGCAGGcaccagttatttttttttttagatgcattCAGTCTCCATTTAGCAAGTGTGCTTGctcaaaaacacctttaaaaTTTTATAAAGTTAATTACATATGCATTATGCTTCCGTCTAGTGTGTCATATTCTGGTCCGCTATATTCGCCTAGAACGGCACTCTTCTAATGGGGTGCATCTCACACATGCTCTGCTTCTGCTCCTGTTACAtcacaatgaatatgcaaccagtGCTCCAAGTGGAGGGGTGGAGATGTTAGTGTTCCCCATCctcaaaatcccaatttaaccccatACCCCACCCTCCCTCATTGGATGGCGAAATGGATTAGGAGGACCCCTGTACTGAAGCACTTTAATGCTTAAACATCTTGTATTTGCATGacaaaaagttggcaaccctattaCACATCCTCAAGAAAATTTGAAAATTATTCTCAAGAATTAGTATGACATCATATTCTTGATTGTGATGTCATAAATGCACATTCCAGCCGTAGCCGgcttaataaaacataaaagtaCGCGCCCACTTTGGTTCCGCAAGTatttatcccattcattttttcaatatccatagagatttcataaaatagttctaagccatgaaccaaaccaaccagctctgaggtgaatcacaacattataaactttttgatttgaagcaaaaagcatttaaaaatcagacaaaaagacaaaggtacaagattgtGTACTTCCCGTCTTTAAACAGGctatgaactacaatcccatgaagcattgcaaattacataATCGAATTAGAAATTATGGAAAAATCTAAAATTATTGATTTAAGGTTGTtggttataagtatagaaacaatatatttaaattttagatGAGCAAactgactcgattgcgtcattcagtACTTCAGTCATTTGGgtgtcgctgcagagctcttttggtgcactttgttgaccgcaattctctgattggtggagcagTTCTTTTCAGGataatgggtagtgtagttcttcaccaggaatttggctaataaacacaaaaaattaagGTGAACTAACACAAACggttggcttcaacagaagcatataccatcgattaacctctgagctcatggtaggtctgtcttaaaaggtttataaATAAATCTGGTTATTTTTACTTCGGAAGCCAGACTGTTGCATTTTATACCACTACAGAGCTCTCTCTCGGCTGCAAGCTGGGTTCCCAAATTCCACTCACATTCCACCCAGGTGTCCAATCCAGTGACCTCATGGGACATTACCTACTCTGGCAGGAATGCGGCAAGACTGGTCTGAGTCAGACCACACAGCCAGCTgggcaaagacacacacacacacacacacacacacacacatcaccgcATTTGCTCAGCTAAGCCAAAGCGATCACCCCAAGGCACTCGTCCCAGTCTGGAAATACTGTggaaacttatttatttattttttttaatattttatttatttatttatgctttatTGCATTGTCAAATAAATCCAGCGACTTCATATTGCATCCATTCTCAACCTAAACACATTTGTCATTTCCACAGCACTTGGCCTGTCACTTTGTCAAAGTACAACACTTACACCTAGAGGACACTTTTAGTATGACAGTGTGTGCTTGGGCCATGTTTAAAAGACTGGTAGGATAACACTTGATTTGTATGATGCATACGAATGTGTGGCTAATTGCCAAAGTGCTAAATGCCCATGTAAACATATTTAAGATGGAGGCAGTGTTCATGATCAGACTCTGTGCTTacaatatttctattttttcttgCTGGGCATGTCTGCACAACCATTGATCTATTAATTAGCTGGATGTGAAGGTCCTCGTATTGACAGTTGTGCTCGGTAATGAGAATACCTGCGGGACATCTAAATCAATAGAAGACACAGGGGACAATCCCATGGGGTTGTATAGAGACACTGCCTACCggaggatatactgtatatgtccttgttttgttttttttttgtttgtttgtttgtttgttttctggaaGAGTAGATAAGTTGGACTCTAAAGCATTTTGTACAATGATTTTGTTGGTTTATATAAAAATGATGATTAAACACTGCTGCAAAATGCATCTTAAACAAGTATTAAACCAGCATTTAGAAATGAATTATACTACAatgcttgaagggatagttcacccaaaaataaaaatcctctcatcatttactcaccctcatgccatcccagatgtgtatgactttctttcgtcttctgaacacaaagattttaagaagaatatctcagctctgtaggtaggtgcatacaatgcaagtgaatggtggccagaattttgaagctcatataagaaatccatacaactccagtgatttaatccatgtcttcagaagtgatattataggtgtgggtgagaaacatatcaatatttaagtctttttttttttttttactataaatctcaactttcaaatTCTTCGTGCAtctcgccacctactgggcaggaaggacttaaatattgatttgtttctcacccacatctattattttgcagaagacatggattataccactggagtagtatggattatttttacgctgactttgtgtgctttttggaccttcaaagttctggccaccatttacttgcattgtatggacctacagagctgaaatattcttctaaaaatcttcgtgttcagaagaagaaagaaagagtaaatgatgagagatatttcttttttgggtgaactatctctttaacgcAAGGACATATTTGGAAAGTCATTAGCATTAAATCGTCCATCTTTGTTTTTAAAACTATACCATGGTCATAAATACATTGTTAGTTCCCCGTATATCAAGAAAACTAAGGTAAAGTTACTTATGGAATTTTATTTAACATCTTAATTGTAAAACTAAACAAATCAACTTTCATAAACAACATTTCACTCTTGCATTACATTTCATTTCGTTCATTCACAATTTTAGGCACAGAAGCAGGACAAACTTCTATACAAACcattcataaaaccattcttaagtattttgttgcattaaattcaatacaataatttacataagaatgatttcaattacataaatatttctgaatgatttacacagaaattcgttCTGCTTGTATTTCGTAAATGAGCCCCAATATATTTAGTTAAACTTGGCTTGTAAAGTTTGCAGGGAATTAAAGACAAGTTTTGTTTCACCAATGCCTgaaaaaaaagcatcttaaaccagcctggtttgctggtcatagctggtttaagatggtctatcTGGTTTTCCAGCTTTGCCAAgctggttttcaactggtttacCACAGGTCGACAGGTAAAACCAGCAATCAGACCAGGCTGAGAAACCGATTCAGACCAACAAACTAGTTAATGCTGGTTTAAGATGTGTTTTCAGCAGGGAACTCGATGTAGACCCAATGTAGATTGGTGACTACATAACATTTATGGATGGTCATAAACATCAAACAAACTAAGGATAAGTTAGTTCATGGCTTtggtcaggggcgtagattccggggggatgAGGGAGAGGTACTCCCCCTCCccccataatcaaaacaagcaagtacaagccCCCCCCCCCTCACCCACTCACCCAATGTTCAAgcaaaatctacgcccttggcttTGGTGGCTCATTTAAAGCGTGGTGTGATTTGTCGAAGGCCCCAGTACAATTCGATAAGTCAATAGCAGCCTAATAGCCTGAAGCTAATCAGAAATACATTTGACAATCAGCCTGGAATTAAAATGACAAGTCTGCATTTCGCTCAATGGGTATAATGCTGGTCATGTTATGgacaaaaaaaagtgtttagGCAAAAGAATAGAACGGTGATTCATAATAAATTATAAACTGGTTTTAAGTCACTGCATATTCAAACATAATGAGCCAAACGCAAACAAATTGTCGAACAGGCTAATCTATCTGCACTCCATCCAAACAAATCCCCAATTCTAACATGATATgataaagaaaaaacacaattaaGGACTATATTGTGACTCATGACAACTACGAAAATGGACAAGTTTTTCCAAACTGTGCATTCGACTCATTCGTCTTCGTGGTGTTCAAAAAACTCATGGCAACAGATGGTAACCATGGTTATGAAGGTCATGAACTCCTGAAAATCGCACTCTGAGTCGCCGTCGGTGTCCAGGCTTTCCATCAAACCATCCATTGTAGCCTGATCCTTCACATGCTGAAAAATAGAGTTAAAAAGATACGAAAACAGCGAAGTTGTTAAGTCTTTTTCAAGCTTAAAAATCTTAATCAAGAACATTTCCCTTTGACAAGCTCAAGTCTAACATAAAAACTTCATTCCGACATAAAGCTTTGATTGTAAATCCAAGATTCTCAAACTTTCAAGGAAtagtttagtgtgaaaaaatgcGCAAACTACAGTAATCTTACCTCCATAAGAGTTGGAAATTCATTTGTGAGCAGCTCCTTGAGTTCGCTCTTTTTTAATTTGTACTTGTCACCTTCTTTCGACGAGTATTTATGGAAGACCTCAATGAAAGTTCCCAGGCAGTCCTCCAAGTTTGACATCTTTATGTGGCGTTTGGCGTTTTCTGGAATGATTACAGTTGATATTACAGACGTTCGTAGACATTGCGGCAATAAAGAtatatgaaaatgtctgaaactcTGAATGCTTGGCAAaggttttagatttggactaacTTTATGGACTGTTAATTAAGTTTTTATCCTTGTAATTTTTGATTCATTACTTTGCAATAGTTC of the Myxocyprinus asiaticus isolate MX2 ecotype Aquarium Trade chromosome 49, UBuf_Myxa_2, whole genome shotgun sequence genome contains:
- the LOC127438023 gene encoding protein S100-B-like — translated: MSNLEDCLGTFIEVFHKYSSKEGDKYKLKKSELKELLTNEFPTLMEHVKDQATMDGLMESLDTDGDSECDFQEFMTFITMVTICCHEFFEHHEDE